The window AAAGAACACAAGCTTTTTAATTTTGCTGCTTCCTCTATGAACCCTTTTGAATATGAAGACTACTTAGAACTAATGAAACAAAAAGGGCATTCTTTGAGAACAATTTATTTGCAAATAGATTTTTTTGGCTCTAATATCAAACTCAAAGAAGAGGTAAAAGAAAGATTAAGAGTTGCCTTTGAGCCACTTGATAATCCTTTCAATAGAATCTCAAATTTATTTATTACAAACGAACAATTAAAAAATATTCCCTTAATCAACATAAACAGAAAAAATAAGGGTGATATATATTATTCAAGAGATAATATCAAATATCACGAAAAAATAGATGAAAAAGATAGAATCTTTGCACTCAAATATGGCTTAAAAGCAATAACTTCTGGCTTTATTGGAAAAAACTATGATTTTGATGAAGAAGTTTTAAGAAATATTTTGAATACTATAAAAGCTCATAATCCAAATGCTCAATTTGTGATTTATACCTCTCCTATACCTGTGATTCAACTCGCAGCTGAAATTAACTTTGCCAAGAGGTGGGAAGAATATAAAAAATGGTTAAGAATACATATTGAAATCTTTGGTGGGCTTTATCAGTTTATGGGTTTTAATGAAATCACAGAAAATTTCAAAGAACATTATTTTGATTCTTCTCATTTTTATCCTTATGTGGGGACACTCATCACTCAAACACTTACAAATGAAGAATTCCAACCCATTAAAGATTTTGGGATTTATTTGGATTCTAGCAATATTGAAAACTACATCGCAAAGCTAGAATCAAAACTAAAAAACTATGATATGAGCGAAATCATAGAAATTATGAATGATAAAAACATAAAATAATTCTACTTTTATAGAATCTACACATCAAGGTGTTTTACATCTTTAGCGTGTGCTTGGATATATGCTCTTCGTGGCTCTACCTCATCACCCATAAAAAGCGTGAAAATTTCATCAGTATTTATATCATCATCAATTTTCACACGCAAAAGTGTGCGATTTTGCGGAATCATTGTTGTTTCCCATAGCTGGTCTGGATTCATCTCCCCTAAACCTTTGTATCGTTGGATATAGGCATCTTTTTTCGCACTTTCCTCAATTCGCTCTAAGAAAGTAATCATATCTTCATCATTTAAGAATCCTAAATCCCTATCGGCAATTTTCTTATAAATAAATCGCGCTTCTTGGAAAAAATTATCCATAAAAAGCGTATCATTAATATTAAGCTCTACAAGCCCTACTTTTGTCTGCACATAAAGTGTAATTTGCTCTTGCGTAGTTGTTTTATTTAAAATATTACATTCTTTACTTATGAGATATGATTCTACATTTTGGCTTAATGCCTCAAGGCTAAGATTATCAAGCTGCTCATTTTCAACCAAATAACGCACAACTTCAATCATCGGATAACGTTTTTCTAACTCTTTAAGAATTGAGCGATAATGTGAAATAAATTTAAGAATCTCAAGCAATTCGCGGTTACCAACGCCCTCAAACTTGAAATTTTCAATACCATTTTCAATTAAATATTCACTTAAAGCGCGTTCGTCCTTGAGATAAATTTCCTTTTTACCCTTTTTATAGCGATAAAGCGGTGGTTGAGCAATGTAAATATGTCCATTTTCCACTAAAGGCTTTAAATAACGATAGAAAAATGTCATTAAAAGTGTTTGAATGTGGCTTCCATCAACATCTGCATCTGTCATAATAATGATTTTATGATAGCGCAATTTTTCTAAGTTAAATTCCTCGCCTATCCCACAACCAAAGGCAGTAATCATATTTTTAATTTCATCAGATTTTAAAATCTTATCAAGGCGCGATTTTTCAACATTCAAAATTTTACCCCGCAATGGCAAAATTGCTTGAAAAGTTCTATCTCGTCCTTGTTTTGCACTTCCACCTGCGCTATCACCCTCTACAAGATAAATTTCTGATACACTCGGGTCTTTACTTTGACAATCTGCAAGCTTACCGGGCAAAGTACCAACCGAAAAATTCTCTTTTTTACGCGTTAAATCACGCGCTTTTTTTGCTGCTTCTCGCCCTCGTGCTGCCATAATGGCTTTTTGCATAATAGCTTTAGCTTCATTGGGATTTTCCTCAAAGAATTTTGAGAGTTTTTCATAAGTAAGCTTTTGTACAATAGGCTTAACAAAAGAGCTCCCAAGCTTACCTTTAGTTTGTCCTTCAAATTGAGGGTCAATAATCTTGGTAGAAATAATTGCTACAAGTCCCTCACGCACATCTTCACCACTTACCTTTGCATCTTTTTCGCGTGCATTTGCATTTGCTTCAATATAATTCATAATTGCACGACTTAGTCCTGCTCTAAATCCAGCTTCGTGTGTTCCACCATCAGGTGTGCGGATATTATTCACAAAGCTTAAAACCTTTTCATCATAGCCTTCATTATAAGCAAGAGCAATTTC is drawn from Helicobacter sp. MIT 21-1697 and contains these coding sequences:
- the gyrB gene encoding DNA topoisomerase (ATP-hydrolyzing) subunit B codes for the protein MEKKEYQASNIKVLKGLEAVRKRPGMYIGDTNSGGLHHMIYEVVDNSIDEAMAGYCDRINITLTMEGSAIIEDNGRGIPVDIHPTENLPAATLVLTTLHAGGKFDQDTYKVSGGLHGVGVSVVNALSKHLIMTIKKNGHIYRQEFAKGIPQSDLEIIGNTKKHGTTIEFFPDGEVMEVLEFDAEILIRRFKEMAYLNHNITIHFKDERTQFEETYHFEGGLKQFIQDVNKKPLISSIISFEASEQESEIEIALAYNEGYDEKVLSFVNNIRTPDGGTHEAGFRAGLSRAIMNYIEANANAREKDAKVSGEDVREGLVAIISTKIIDPQFEGQTKGKLGSSFVKPIVQKLTYEKLSKFFEENPNEAKAIMQKAIMAARGREAAKKARDLTRKKENFSVGTLPGKLADCQSKDPSVSEIYLVEGDSAGGSAKQGRDRTFQAILPLRGKILNVEKSRLDKILKSDEIKNMITAFGCGIGEEFNLEKLRYHKIIIMTDADVDGSHIQTLLMTFFYRYLKPLVENGHIYIAQPPLYRYKKGKKEIYLKDERALSEYLIENGIENFKFEGVGNRELLEILKFISHYRSILKELEKRYPMIEVVRYLVENEQLDNLSLEALSQNVESYLISKECNILNKTTTQEQITLYVQTKVGLVELNINDTLFMDNFFQEARFIYKKIADRDLGFLNDEDMITFLERIEESAKKDAYIQRYKGLGEMNPDQLWETTMIPQNRTLLRVKIDDDINTDEIFTLFMGDEVEPRRAYIQAHAKDVKHLDV